The sequence below is a genomic window from Lolium perenne isolate Kyuss_39 chromosome 4, Kyuss_2.0, whole genome shotgun sequence.
TTATAATTTAAACCCGTCGCAACGCACGGACACTTTTGCTAGTAATGTTAATTTCCTTATTACACCCAATCAACAAATAAAAGACAACTttcacatgcaaataaaatccatAATTAAACAAATAGAATTGCCGAAAATAAAGAAGAACACGATTCATAACTAAACAACTTAAATTCTATGGGATGACTACTTTTTATTCTTCTCATGCCCTCACAATGCCCACTGATGCTCAATAATATCTGCTTGGAGACGAGTGGATATGCGGCTATCATAGAGCTTAGTGTGCATATGGAGAAACTCCTCAAACGAGATTGATTCCTCTGGCTGCAACTCGACCAACTCACTCTGAAATTGGCATGCTTGGTCATGGAGGTTGTTGTCACGCTCTtgctcaacgatcatgttgtgcatgatcacaagcAGTCGTCGCCTCATACCTGGTCTGAACATTCCACGTTCTAGCAAGATGATGAACAATAGCCCAACGAGCTTGCATCATACCAAATGCCCGCTCCATATCTTTTCTACAAGCCTCTTACCTCTAGGCAAACCTCTTCGTTTTCTCTTTTGTAGGATTAAGGATTGTCTTCACTATTGTGGTCCGGTCCGGATAAATGTCATcaacaagataatatggcttgacATATGCATTGATATTGATCTCATAGCTAACCACTCACGGGTTTGGTAAAACCGTCACAAATCGGCCAGTACGCGGTGGATGAGGAATTCTCGGGTGCGCTAGCCAAGTCAACGCAAATTGGCACTCACATACTGTGGGACCCTGATGGCAACGTGGCTCTATTTTTTTGTCGTGCCCTTTTGTTTCGACCTAGTTGACGTttcccgatcgagccgtttatgcTGATGGctgatgggtccctgatgtcagtctCTCTACACAATAAAATGTTTCCTTTGTTAAATTTATTGTTTACCCGTGATTTCTGGCTAAAAAAAATTCTTTCGACCCCCTGGGGCCTGATTGGTTTGCCAACAATGGGTTTTCCCGTATTCAGTGGGCCAAAATTCGACCGTTTGGAAGCCTAGCTCGCACCAAAAAATTGCATAACACGGTGTTTAAAGCAGGCTAAAAGTTGGCCCGAGAGGAACCGGTTGATTCAGCCGTTTTTCCAGAGACAGGCCCTGCTGAGCGCCGCACGGTTACTGTTTTGCAAGCATACCCCTTTACTCTGCACTCCACTCTCCTCACCTCCCAACCGGCACTCTCATCTCCTTCGGTTTCTCCATTGCCGCATGAGCTCGACAGTTGCCACCAACACTTTTTTGTACTGGTGAAAATCCTAGGCAGGACCAGGCCAAGATTGCATGTTGGCCGGGCAAGTCTCCTCCAAAATATGTGATTTAGGCTAGAGTCTGGATGGGCCGGGCTTTTCCACATTTCAGGGTGATCTCTAGGCCCGACGGTTGGGTTAGGCTCAGGCCTACATTTCTAGCTTAGGGCTTTTTTAGGCCTGGCCTGACCCAAATTTTGCCCAGGTATAGTTTCATGACTCAAGATTCATATGAACAACTACGCCTCTCAAGCAGCAAATATGAATCCAGTTCACCCTACAGTTCATATGCACTCACGATTCATGGGCCTCAGTTCACCCTACAGAACTAAACATAGCTCATTCGCTTTACTTGCAGATGTGCATATTTGCTGCTTCAGTCATTAGATAGATGAACAAATGGGCACCACTCTCAGAAAGTAAATTAACACGATCTGAAGACGACGCGCATGATCAAGTCATCATTGGGGAAACCATTTAGTCTCTGATTAATACTCCGTACAACAAAAGCTAAAGCTAAGGGGTGGCATGAACATGGCTACATACACCTCTCAAGCAGCAAACATGAAACCTTCCCCCAACATTGCTGCAAAAGAAACACCGGCACTGTCATAGGAGATCGCAAGACTATTAGCCAAATCCCGGAGGCACATCAGGATCCTCATCATCGGCATCCCCCAAACTACCAGCATCCACTGGCTTATCCTCACTTGGTTTCACCTGGGAATGATTCTCCCCATTCAAAGGCTGGTCCAGCTTTATCTGATGGTTACTGAAACCAAACCCTGGTGGTGCCTCTggatcatcatcttcttcttccggCTTGGCTGTAACAGAGGTTGAGGCTTTTGGTGGCGAAACTTGCTCCTCTTTGTCATTTCTCTTCAGCTTCTTAGACGAAGGGCCAGCATCCTGTTGCTGTTCAGGGTTCATTATCCTGTTGAAGATAACTTCCACTGTTCCTCGGATATCTGTTTCTTTCGACTGGATGACACTCCATACCTCGTCTGAGATTTGGCCCATTATTTTGCTCCTGATATGGAAATGCAGCATAGCAGAGTACAGATAAGTTGCTGGTATCTAGTACACAGTAGTAACAAGTGCAAATGTTTGAAGGAGAAAGAAGGCCCGGCTTACCCAACATCCTGAAAAATTGCATCAGAGAGTTCTTTTAATTTAAACTTTTCAGACCCATCTTCACTAAGTACCGTCGACTGCTTGACTTCTGCGATTATGTTGTTGCGCAGCACCTCCTGCAAAATAACTTGCCATTAGAACTGCTCAGCGTTAAGTTCTTATCTGCCGGTGTGGTATTAGGCCACATTCCGCAAATCAGGACAGTATCAAACTAACATTTTTGGTTGCTAACATTTTTTGCAGGCCATGTAATACTCTCATTCAACTTGGTGCAGCATAACAATTATAAGCAGATTTCATATACTAGGGTATTAATCCTGCACAGAAACTGTCATTAAGGTGGAATCCACGACATATGTTAAAATGCAAAATAAGACTAAAAGTACAATGACACATGGTCAAGAACCCTGCCGTTGAGTTGAAGCATGGTAAGATTGATTAACTTACAAAacgaaaaaccaaataacatctAACTCAGAACCAGGAAACCTCTAGTATAGTGTACGTTACTAGCAAGGAAAGAGACCCTAATCAGATAATGAAAGAGTCAATGCCACTGGAACAAAGTTTGAGATGAAGTTGAGCACCTAGAAATCAGCTTATCCAACATGACTGGCTGATAAATGAGCAAAGGGCATCAGTCGACTATTAGTCGCCGCAttgttgtactccctccgatccagaaAAAATGTCGGACAGGATATTTTGCAAAAAACACCTTACCGTTTCTTTACCCTCAACCCGCACTCCACACTCTATGCTCTGGCTCGCAGTCCCATCAACCAGGCTGGCGTGTTGTTCCTTCGGCGTACGTACGTGTGACCAGGCATGCAGTTAATTAATTAGAGCTTTGCTTTGCCTGGAACGATGGCCAGACAACGCGCGTGTGACGCGGACGCACATGtgtctttcttttcttgaatttacaAGGATTTAAATGTAAAACTTATTTGTATAAGGCTACCGACACTTTTttaggatcggagggagtatcaaAAGATGAGTAGATTATAATTGTGCAATGTGACCAGACTATTGCAATGTATTGAACTAGTAACTGCTAACGATGATATCAGTTATTCCTCAAAACTGGATTGATCAATAAAATTATCAAACTATTcctcaaaactagattgatcacTGAAATTGACATCAACTACTACAAACTATATCGATCAATGAAATTTAAGTGCTATGCTAGCTTCTGTTGCTTTTGACCACCCTGCATGTCAAATGAGCTTATCCAGACAATCGATGGCAATGATGGATGTAGTTTGATTGTCTATCTCTACTTATAGGGGGTGAACCAGACTGATAACAACTACATCTAGATGTGAAAAGCTTACTGGATATTCAAACCGCTGGTTCTAGCTTTTCCCTACTTATCATTAATTTCCATTTCAGCCTAATTCAAATCAACCTTTAAATGTGAAACAGGCAATCAGCAAGACAGCAACAACCTTCTATGTGATGGTAATTGGTACGTTACCACCTTGTAGTTATTTTTTTGCAAATGTGTAATTCATTTTTAGTCCCCCATCAACGCTGCACACACCATCTGTACAAGTAGAGCCTAACGTTCCCATAGCCCTAATATGAGTATATGACAAAACCATTGGTCTCTCACAGGAAATTAAATAATAGACAGATGATGTACTGGTTTACAGACCTTTTTTTTCCACAAACCTGTGCTTAATTTTCACATCCTCGGGCCTCAAGCAGTGTTACATGGTTATCCATGCCCTTTTATTGCCGAATCAGACATACCAAATTCGTGAAATTATCAAATTCCAAATGTTATTTGCTGTGTCCAACAAAAAAACTTATCAAATCGGAAACCGGAATCCAAGTCAGATACGGACACCCATGCCTATGTCCGAGTAACATCGACACCCGTCTACGTTTCATATGGATGACAAGTCTGAAGTTATGTAGATTCAAAGCCAATCTTTGTTCGGACTGCATGAGTTTTAGAAGTTGTTCCATGTGGAATTGTGGATTCCACATTTTTTAGAGAAAAGGGCTCCCCCCGGTTACATTGAAACCCAACCACAGTGACATAGTTTTACAGCGGAAATGAGCCACATTTGAAGAATGTGGACTGGAAACTTCTAAAACAGAGAAAAGGAGTCTAACAGCAAAAATCAAAATCGAGTTCCGCTTCAATCCACACTTAGTTCCTTACATTTGAGTCTAACAGCTAAAAGAGTCTAACAGCGCAAATGAGCCACATTTGAAGAATGTGGATTCCACATTAGTTCCTCACATTCCCTTTCCGCCATGGAATGGAGTTCCGCTTCAATCCAATACAACCAATATCGAGTTCATGGTGCAAATTACctttgtgtgtgcgtgtgttttctCCTTACAAAATAGTACTCCGTATTAGTTATCCCTACTAATGATGATGTGACTACTGTTAAAGATCAAGCAAAACCAATAGGCAAGTTCTTGGCTGATACTCATCAACCAGAAAAGATCAAATAAAACCAATGCAGAACGAGCTCCATTCTATCAGCACTGCTGCCTATTCCAATTTCGAAACATCAAATCAGGCAATAGCGCTCCACTGGAGAAATTCCATTCCAAGCTTCCTTGGACGATTTGTGCAAAACTCCAAGCACCCAAAAGTAATATTTTCAATACCAACACAACCCTCAATTCACATCTATGGTTCAATTAAAATCGATCCCTCTGGGGCAAATCATACCACAGTACAGAAAGGAATCGAAGCAATGCGGAACGATTTCAACTCTTTGGGCAATGCACTCACATCTAGTACAAACATAAAGGGTAATGAATCAGGTAGTAATAAAGCTCCACggggagaaccaacctgaggttggatggttaggaggatggttgtatccccagtccaccagagttcaaatcccaggtttgacatctgtgtgtctcataaaaggcggaatattcattcagtgggaggcgacgttcccgtcgacagcgagacgcctgtggtgacttcgtcaattttaagatccaatccgccggctcagtcttccgtaggtgctcataggggtagggtgtgcgtgtgtgcgttcataggggtgagtgtatgcgcgtgtatgtgagcgtctgcgtttgtactgtgtttctcaaaaaaaaaataaagCTCCACGGGGGAATTCCATTTCGCCACATCGAGTCTCCATCGTGAAGGAGCAACAACGTCGGAATCGGATCGCAAGACAAAGAAATTTGGGGGAGATGGGAGATGGAGCACGTGCTTACGTTGTCCTTGACCTTGCGGATGATGGCGCGGCGGAGGGCGTCGAAGTCGCCGTCGTCCTTGAGGCGCCCCACCACTTCCGCCGCAGTCGGCTGCCGCCGCATGTCGTAGCCGCCGAGGTCGGCCATGGGGGCGGGGGAGAGGAGCGGTTcctcacctcaaaccctagcgaGAGAGAAATCTGAGCTCTAGAAAGATCGGAATTTGCAAGCACGAGTAATCTGCCCTGGACTCGTGACGATGATGTTTAGTTCTGTCCTTGTAGGTTCGAATATTCCAGGAATCGATAAATTTTGTTCATGTAAATTGCACTTCAAATAGTTATTGTGAAAGTTTAGGAAATTTTCTAAACAAACACCTTAATCCCAAAGCTGAAGGTAGAGGATTTCCATAACACATGGTGCCGAACTTTATAGACTCAAACTAGAGAACGATGATTTTCACGTCAGAGAACTTCCATGTTAAAATCCTTCATTTTTTCTTGCCTTTTATTACCAGGTGGAGGTTTTACCCCTGTCTGTTGTAATAACAAAGCTGAAATCTGTGACTTTGGCTGCTATATTGAAAGCTAGGGGCGGTGCCCTTTATTCGGGAAAAAAATCCTCTATTTTAGTAGTAGATTTTTTTAACATCAGTCTATGCAAACCTTTGATCCTTGCCATTTCTTAGTCAACTTTCACACAATGACATTGCAAGTAACTGGGATGTCATGGATGCTTGTGAACCACTGTCAGCACCAAAACCGAGATGATGAGGTGAAATGTTGTAATGGTGCAACGGGTATATGGTAAATGGTCAGGCAATGCTGTTTGTCGAATTAATTCAGAGACAGAAACATGTTTCCAATGGAAAACAGAGTTAGACACCAAAAGAAAGCATATAGCACTGCATTCATATATCATCAGACAAGAAAAGTGTCTTTCTACAGATGCAGCATGCATGGCGTGCGTCACATTTCTGGTTACAACTTTACAACTCTTGGGTGGGAGACAGTAAGATATGTATGTCAGCCAATAAGTTTTCATGTCGAATAGCAGATGCTCAAGACTTCAGAGAACTGACAGGCCAGTGGAGATAAATTCGAACACCAATCTGATTTCTTCTGGTAAGGTCCTACGAATTCTGTCCTGAAAATGACTGGAAAAAATCAGCGGCTGAAGCGCTGCGAAATCGACTTTGGTATGAGGCTTGTCGTGCTTGATTGTTTCTCCAACCTGTGTCAAGTAGCGAGCAACACTGTTAGAATTGCACTAAAGAATAAAAACAGGACATGGGAGGGTGAGGGCAGAAAGGATCGAGGGAGTAAGAACCTCACAATATCTTCTACAGATCTCATTATTTCCTCTGAACTTGTTTCAATCACTTGTCCTCCCAGTATCATTTCATCCAAAACTGTGTGCAGCTGTATTTAATATTACGATTAGCCAAGGAAGAATGGTGGTTATTCGTAAGTAGCACTGCGCTCAGCAGTCATCACTATGACAGGAGAAAAGACTGCTGGGATGAACAACTGGAGTTTTGTCTGGTCAGAAAAAATTGTGCACCTCTACACACACACACTTCCATCATTTGAAGGATGTAAACACTACAGCAAGAGTGGGATTGAGGGTAGTAGCATCATAGGAATCAGTCTTGTGGGCCAAAAGCATCCCTTGTGCGTGACATCCAGTGCGAGGCTAAGCTATGGGCACAGGCGGGCGCCACCGGGCTTGGCGTCGTGTTGCCAACAACCTGGGATGTACACTAGGCTTTTTTGGTTATTATCTGTAATCCACCTCCTAGGAGGCTTGTAAACTCGTTTCCCCCTATCTTTTCATTTTCCTGAAAAAATCTCAATAATCAACTATCACCATTGCTTAGTAACAAATGTCACTGGTCTTCTGTTTAAAGGTCAATAGGGTTGGCTCTTTCTCTATTTTCCTTCAAGCTCTCTGCCAGTGGAACACTGGACATTAATGATTAAATTACAGTTATGTCTTCGTTGCTAAGATCTAGAGAAGACTGGGTATTACATCTATCAATGTTTCAACTTGTATTTCAAACTGAATCGTGCTTAAGACACCACTTCAACTGTGTTTTTGATTCTTTGTTCATATGCAAGTACTTCGGTGGGCCACTAGCATGACTTCACAACATATACTTTTAGCAAGAAAGTGCTTCAATTTTCAACTGTGATAAATTGATCAGTAGTGGATAATGAAATAGAAATGCAGACTTAAGAGCATATACTTGGCCAGAAAATGCTTCTTGGAATTTCACCTGTGAGAATTTTTGGTCGGTAGTGGATAATGAAATAGATATGCAGACCTTAAAAAGCATATACTTAGCCAGAAAATGCTTCTTGGAATGTCAACTGTGATAATTTGGTTGGCAGCGGATAATGAAATAGATATGCAACAAGTTGTAACGTGAATTTTATTAGATTTAAGTGTTTGTTACATTGCGCACTTGGATATATATTTTATATGATCCATGTGCCAAAAACATATTACATGCAGAAAATCAACGATCATAATAAACCAATGCTACATGGTGTGAACTTTGTTTATTTTTATTATAGTAGTGTATTTTCTTTTTGCGGGGAACAGAAATTGCTGCTTTCGTCGAGAGAATCATAGCAGTGACTATCCAGAATAAATATCAAACAAGAGAATCATGGTACCTTGTTGAAGTTAAATACAATGTCAAGCTCGCAGACATTCTTGAAGCATCTATTCAATGTTTCAACAAATACTGTGACAAGATAACGCTTCTTAAGATTAGTTGATGACCTCAAAGAGTTGATAAGAAGATCTTAAAGTGACAGAAACAGGAGAACAATCATAAGTACTTCACCAAGCATTAGATGGACAAAAGAATGCATGCTAATAATGTGCTAGTGCGGTGACATGCATAAGTGTTTAGCAAGAATCAGAATTTGAATAGAAAATACTGAACAGAGAAATGTAATCAAATTGTATATCAATATTGAATACTGAAAGAACCATGGTAATAAGACAAACATCATGAGAGGCAGTAGACTGGGATTGTACCAAAACATGTGAAATAATGTGTAGCATGATAACACACTCGACATATTTCGTCCCGAATGTATATCTGTGAAGCCTTATCTTTCATTGCACATGCGCCTACCAGTCATAGTAACTGAAGAAACAAGTGTGCTGATAAGGGTTTAGGTTACCTTGTACAAGGTCGAGCATAGCAAGCTCATTCTCAGAGCTGTCAAAGACAAAAACGAAGTATAGTGTCGCCAAATGCTTGTAGACCAGTTTTGTCCCCTGTGAAGAGAAAAAGGACATCATACGTCTTTTTGCCCTTCTTCAACTTATTGGAGGTCAAATAGTCGCAAGGTTAGTCGGATAATTTAAGCTTTGTCCTCACAAATATTTAATCGAAGTACCCACTTAATTTTACAATTGATTATTAATTGTTTGCAGCAGCACATGCTAAATTGCTGCTTGGCGCTCCCCTTTAAAGAGTTTTCTGAAGCATTTGCATACATGCTTAGTAGTCAGCACTAGCACAAGATTGCATGCAGATTGACTAGTAAGATAGTAAGTTAGGATAGAACCAATTGCCTTCCAGGGAGGAATGTTCCAATTGCCCTTGTTCACTGCTCGACTTTGCATATCATTTCTCCCTTTTTGCACAAGAATTACTACTGGATTAGATTAGACAGGGATAGCCTGAGAGGGTGCATTACCGGTCCAAAAATTGCATCGGTCTCAACGAAATTGCTCACACCCTCCGGCCTCACAGACAACACTGCAAGAAGAGACTCGGcagctcaagcacactacacaaatGGTGAAAAAAAACAGGATAGCGAATCTAGTGTACACTGAAAGATGCTGAGGACGAGCTCCTGGTGCTTCTGGGGGTCCTGCATCCACAAAATCCATGAACACAGAGAAAACAATCAGCAGAGCTTAGTCGCTAAGACATCTCATCAAGCACATAATTGATTTATGGCAGAAGTGGTTCCTGAACTGGGTGGGGAAATTGACCGAGCACGTGGGGCGGTTGAAGAGGAGAGAAGGCGTGAACATAAATAGGAAGAAGGAGAGAGGAGAAAGGGGCGGAGGATAGAGAAGGTTCGGGACCTGGAAGTTATAGAATTTGAGGAGGCGGGGCTTTCCCAGAGTACTGATGACCATCACCGATTGGATCAtggtcgccgaagaaagaagaggAGGAGCCGGGCGAGATCGGGTCAGCCTTGCAGGGACAAGAGCATAATAAACATAGAGAATTGCCGAAGTAACAAGTAATTTCACAAAACAAAAGTTAAGTAACAAAACAAGAAATTCAATTCAACAAGGGCGCCTGTAGCTCAGTGGATAAAGCGTTTTCACCCAATTCCCACTTTTTCGAAGGCCAAGTTTTCCAAATTCCAGGTTTGGGATGGGAGGTGATTTGGCGAACCTCTCGCTTTCACCCAATCTCCTCATTTTCCTAACCCCTTGAGGGCCGCGGTATGGCCGCCTCCGCGTACTGTTGCGCCACCTCCACCTCAACGTTGGCGCCTCGTTTGGAGTGCAGCACGGGAGGTGGTCGCAGTGGCCTAGGCACGGGTGTGTGGAAGAAACGGCGGTCGCTACTGCCGTCATAGCCTCAGCTGCCTACCTCATGGTCGTTGCGGCCAGGGCGAAACCAGCGGTCTCCCTTCGCCATTGGTACCGCGCGAGAAGCTTCGGAGGGTTTGGACTAGGGTTTTCAGAGAGCAGTGGCTAGAGTGAAGGATGTGGGCTCGAAAGCGACATTCCCCATTAAGAAGGATGCGGCGGTGGGCGAGACGCGTGAACACGCGTTTGTTCCAGTTCCTCGGCCGCGGAGAGCGAAGTCGAGAAGACAAAGGGAGGACATGCACCGACGCGTCGGCTATCCGCGGCCACCGCAAAGCCAACCCAAATTTAGGCTTGCAATGGGGCCAAACGGACATATTCAAGCCCGTCATCCGTTTCCGGGTCGCCGTTGGGCCTCACCTTCGGGCCGCACGGACATCAACGAACTATCCGTTTTCGATGGCATGCCCTAATACCTAAGCTTCACAAAGGTGATGATCTTAACATCGTAGAAATGAAGGTCGGTGTAGGTCATCCCATCAAGCCTCGAACGACCTCGAACCGGTATTTGATCATCCTATCTTTCACATTACTACCCAATTCCATTGTATGCTTAATATTTAGATCCTTGTTTTGCAGATTATGTGAGAAAGCGTATGTACTAGTTCCTCGCTGAACTCAACTGAGCAAGGAGTGGGAGCAGTAACCAGGATCAGAATTAGCATCAAACAAAGGCAGGAAACTGAAACACACGGCCCAAATGCAGACTTAAATTAGCATTAATTAACTAAACAGCCAGACGACATGGTTTTCATAATTAATTAACACAGACTATCCGATCACCACCAAAGCACAAAGGACGGCCAAATCAACTTGTACTAGCAGTTGTTGGCTGCTTGGTCTAAATACGAAACTGGTACAGATCAAGCAATGGC
It includes:
- the LOC127295600 gene encoding uncharacterized protein, with amino-acid sequence MADLGGYDMRRQPTAAEVVGRLKDDGDFDALRRAIIRKVKDNEVLRNNIIAEVKQSTVLSEDGSEKFKLKELSDAIFQDVGSKIMGQISDEVWSVIQSKETDIRGTVEVIFNRIMNPEQQQDAGPSSKKLKRNDKEEQVSPPKASTSVTAKPEEEDDDPEAPPGFGFSNHQIKLDQPLNGENHSQVKPSEDKPVDAGSLGDADDEDPDVPPGFG
- the LOC127295601 gene encoding AP-3 complex subunit sigma-like isoform X1, whose product is MIQSVMVISTLGKPRLLKFYNFQDPQKHQELVLSIFQLLSVRPEGVSNFVETDAIFGPGTKLVYKHLATLYFVFVFDSSENELAMLDLVQVFVETLNRCFKNVCELDIVFNFNKLHTVLDEMILGGQVIETSSEEIMRSVEDIVGETIKHDKPHTKVDFAALQPLIFSSHFQDRIRRTLPEEIRLVFEFISTGLSVL
- the LOC127295601 gene encoding AP-3 complex subunit sigma-like isoform X2, producing MIQSVMVISTLGKPRLLKFYNFQDPQKHQELVLSIFQLLSVRPEGVSNFVETDAIFGPGTKLVYKHLATLYFVFVFDSSENELAMLDLVQVFVETLNRCFKNVCELDIVFNFNKLHTVLDEMILGGQVIETSSEEIMRSVEDIVRLEKQSSTTSLIPKSISQRFSR